GGCGCGCGCCTTCGACGGCGCCCCCGTACGTTCGAACGTCGGCCTTCGCTCCCGTCGGCCGGCCGGCGAAGTCGAAGGAGAGGAAGCTGCGCGTCGCTCCCGTGTCGAAGAGGAACAGGCCGCGGCGTCCGTCCCCGGCTGTCGCTTCGACGAGGATCTGCCCGGCGACGTCCCAGTAGGGGACCGCCCCCGCGGGCGCCTCGCCGGCGTCGAGGAGGAGCCGCCCCTTCGCGAGATCGAGGGTGACGCGGTACCCGGAGAAGATCCCGACGCCGAGCACCCCCTGATAACGCCCCGTCGGGTCGATCTCGGTCGGCGTCGTCGTGACGACGGCATCCTTGAAGCGCAGCCCGCCGACCGCACACGAGGGGATGAACCACTTCTTCGAGGCCTCGCGCCCCGATCCGCCCCCCGCGAAAACGGTCTCCTCCGAGATCGGCTCGAGCCCCGACTTCTTCACCGCCCGCTCCACGGCGAACAACCCGCCCGAGCCCGTGTCGAGGAGGACCCAGACCTTCCGTCCCCCGAGCTCGACCTGGACCACGAACCCCGCCGAGCCGCCGCCCCCGTCGGGGATCGCGCGCAGGGGCACCTCGACCCGTTCGGGGCTCGTCTCGCGCACCCACGTCGCCCGGTCCCCGAGCGCCTTCAGGTAGCGGATCGTCCCGCGCGCCCCTTCGATCCGGTCGGCGTCGTCGCCGTCGCTTTTCGCGAGGTAGCGCTCGAGGCGCGCGATCGTATCGGCGCGCGAGGTCCCCACCGACGCCGCGTGGTAGAGGACGAAGCGGTCCTCGGGGGCGAGCGCGACCGCACGATCGAGGAGGGTCCCGGCTTCGTCGGTCTTCCCCTCGGCGGCGCGCACGAGCCCGAGGGTCACGAGCGCGCGGGGCGGCGCGTCCTCGCGCGTCGCGAGCGGGGCGAGGGTCCTGCCCGCCTCGTCGATCCGGCCGGCGCGGTAGAGCGCCTCTCCCAGCACCGAGACGGCTTCGGCGTTCGACGGCGCGGCGCCCGCGAAGGCCTTCGCCGCGTCGAGCGCCTCCCGCCAGGCGTCCTTCTCGATCAGCGCGCGGACGGCGGCAGCGTCCTGGGCGAGCAGGGCGAGGGCGAGAATCGGGGCGAGCATCAGAGCAACCTTCCGCCCCGCTCGAGGTCGAGCAGCGTCCGCTTCATCACCAGGCCTCCCCCGAAGCCGGTGAGCGAGCCGTCGGATCCGACCACGCGATGGCACGGGATCACGAGCGGGATCGGGTTCTTCGCGCAGGCCAGGCCGACCGCGCGCGCGGCGCCGCTCTTGCGCAACGCGCGCGCGACGTCGCCGTAGGTCCACCGCTCGCCGTAAGGAATCGCGACGAGACGACGCCAGACCGCCTGCTGGAACTCCGTGCCGTCGGCCTCGAACGGAAGATCGAAGGTCCTGCGTTCCCCCTTCACGAATTCCTGCAGCTGCTTCTCGACGACCGCGAGCGCGGGGTGATCGGAGCGCGGCGGGGCGGGGCGGCGCGACCAGACGAACTCGATCGCCTTCAGCACGCCTTCGTCGTTCACGTAGAGGTCGAGACCGCAAAGCCGCGTCGTGATGCGCCGTCCATGAAGGGAAGAAGACATGCGTGGATTCTACGCAGGTCGCCGTTACGAAAGTGAATTCCGGAACGATCCGCAGCGAGCGCGACGGAAAAACCCGCAGACCCGGATCGATTCTCGGGGTGGTGGCCGGATTCGTCATTCGGGCGCAGATTCGACGGCGCACGGAGGATCACCATGCGCCGCACCCGGGTCGCCTTCGCCGCTCTTCTCCTCTGGGGGGGCTTCTCCTTCTCGCATGCGGGGGAACCGATCCCGCCCGCGCCCGCCGAAGTCGGGCCGCTTCTCGAGGAGGCCGTCTCGATGCAGGAGGCGGGGCGCCACGACGAGGCGATCGCGCGTTACGAGGAGATCCTGAAGGTGAACCCCGGGTTGCCGCAGGCGCTCGCGGGGCTCGCCTTCTCCGCGTACGCGAAGGGCGACTGGCAGAAAACCGTCTCGATCGCCGAGCAGATCGTCGCCACCGGCAAGGACTGCCCCGCGGGGGTCTACCTCGTCATCGGTTCGGCCTACGGGATGATGGGGCTCTGGGACAAGGCCGAAGAGGTGCTCCTCCTCGGCCAGTCGGTGTGGCCGCGCGACGAGGCGCTCCGCTTCCACCGCGCGATCAACGTCTTCGCCCAGGGCCGCGTGAGCGACGCGATCGACCACCTCGAACGGTGCATCCGCAACTCGCCGTACCGCCCCGAGTACTGGCGCGCGCTCGGCGACGCGATGAGCGCCGACGGCGCGCGCGGCCGCGCCTTCGCCGCGTACGCGCGCTCGCTGTCGCTCGACGGGAACACCGAGCGTTCGCGGGAGATCGCCCAGCAGATGTGGCGGATGTTGTTCGAGGCGCGCGGGACGGTCGAGACGAAGCCGGGGGACGCGACCGAGGAGGCCGAGGCGAAGGGGTTGTCGCTCGTGGGGAACCTCCGCCACGACGCCGCCTGGCGCAACCGTTCCGACGCGGAGTATTTCGCTTTCGCCCTCGACACCATGCTCAAGCTGGTCTCCGCGCTCAACGCGGAAGGACAGCGCGACCTGTTCTGGGGACCGTTCGCGATCGCGTATTTCGACGACCTGCGCAAGGCGGGACACATGGAGGCGCTGGCGTTCGACATCCGCCAGGCGGCGAACGACCCCGAAGCGCGGGCGTGGCGCGCGCGCAACGCCGAGAAGCTCGCCCGGTACCGCACCTGGTCCGAGCGCTGGGCGGTGAACTGGTCGACGGTCGCCGAGAACGAAACGCGGCGTTAACGCCCCTCGGCCTTGAAAACGAGGCGCAGGTCGTCTACTTCTGCGCCATGACCATCACGTTCGATTCCGACACGCTCTCGAACTTCGAGGACGCGTCCCGCCGCGAGTGGATCGAGCCGAACGGGCTCGGCGGGTGGGCGTCTTCGTCCCTTTCCGGCGCGAACACGCGCCGATACCACGGTCTGCTGGTGGCCGCGACCCGTCCCCCCGTCGGCCGCATGGTGCTCCTCTCCAAGCTCGACGCGACGATCGTCCGCGACGGCGAGCGTTTCGAGCTCGGCTCGAACCGCTGGCCGGGGGCGGTCTGGCCCGAAGGGCACAAGACCCTCCAGAGCTTCGAGCGCGACCTCTTCCCCGTCTTCGTCCACGAAGCCGGAGGCGTGCGCCTCCGGAAGACCGTCGCCGCGATCCACGGGGAGAACACCACCGTCGTCGTGTACGAGGTCCTGGAGGCGGCGGCGCCCTTCGTCCTCGAGCTCCGGCCGTTCGTGGCCGGGCGCGACCACCACGCGCTGGTGCACGCGAACCCGTTCGTCCGGGCCGAGGCGTCGTTCGAGGCGGGGGTGCTCGCGATGCGCCCCTACGACGGGGTGCCGGAGGTCTTCGTTTCCGCGGCCAGGGCGGAGTTCACGCCGGGCGCCGACTGGTACCGCAGCTTCGAATACGACTTCGAGCGGGAACGCGGCCTCGACTTTCGCGAGGACCTGTTCACCTACGGCGTCCTGCGCCGCGAGCTTCACGTCGGCGACCGTTTCGGCGTCGTGATCTCGACGGCGAACCCGGGCGGGCGCGACGCGTGGAAGCTCCTCGAGGCGGAACGCAAGCGCCGCAAGGAGCTGGTCGCGGCGGTCCCGGAGAAGGACGCGTTGCGCCGGGCGCTGATCCTCGCCGCCGACGGGTTCGTCGTGCGGCGCGGCGAGAGCCGCGCGTCGATCGTCGCCGGCTACCCGTGGTTTTCGGACTGGGGACGCGACGCGATGATCGCGCTTCCCGGTCTCACGCTCGCGACCGGCCGATTCGACGACGCGAGGAAGGTCCTGCTCGCCTTCCGCGACGCGCGGATGGACGGGTTGATCCCGAACCGGTTCGGAGAGCGGGCCGGCGAGGCCGAATACAACGCCGCCGACGCGACGTTGTGGATGTTCGTCGCCGTCCACGAGTACCTCAAGGCCACGGGGGACCTCGCGTTCGTGACGAAGGAGATGCTTCCCGCGCTTCGCGAGGTGATCGAGCATCACGAGCGCGGGACGCGCCACGGCATCCGCGTCGACGCGCAGGGGCTCCTGTACGCGGGCGAGGCCGGCACGAACCTCACGTGGATGGACGCGAAGCTCGGCGACCACGTGTTCACCCCCCGCGTCGGTCGCGCCGTCGAGGTGAACGCCCTCTGGTGCAACGCCCTCGCGATCCTCTCCGACTTCGAGAAACAGGCCGGAAACGAGGCCGAGTCCGGGACCCTCGCGAGGAAGGCGAAGAAGGCCAAGGCCGCCTTCGTGAAGGTCTTCTGGAACGAGGAGGCGGGCTACCTGCTCGACGTGGAC
The window above is part of the Candidatus Polarisedimenticolaceae bacterium genome. Proteins encoded here:
- a CDS encoding aspartyl protease family protein; this encodes MLAPILALALLAQDAAAVRALIEKDAWREALDAAKAFAGAAPSNAEAVSVLGEALYRAGRIDEAGRTLAPLATREDAPPRALVTLGLVRAAEGKTDEAGTLLDRAVALAPEDRFVLYHAASVGTSRADTIARLERYLAKSDGDDADRIEGARGTIRYLKALGDRATWVRETSPERVEVPLRAIPDGGGGSAGFVVQVELGGRKVWVLLDTGSGGLFAVERAVKKSGLEPISEETVFAGGGSGREASKKWFIPSCAVGGLRFKDAVVTTTPTEIDPTGRYQGVLGVGIFSGYRVTLDLAKGRLLLDAGEAPAGAVPYWDVAGQILVEATAGDGRRGLFLFDTGATRSFLSFDFAGRPTGAKADVRTYGGAVEGARQVMGIALEFPGLPPSAKPKTAGDLTQRSRLSGVEVSGFLGLDVLADAVVIVDTKSRRIAASRPPRK
- a CDS encoding methylated-DNA--[protein]-cysteine S-methyltransferase — its product is MSSSLHGRRITTRLCGLDLYVNDEGVLKAIEFVWSRRPAPPRSDHPALAVVEKQLQEFVKGERRTFDLPFEADGTEFQQAVWRRLVAIPYGERWTYGDVARALRKSGAARAVGLACAKNPIPLVIPCHRVVGSDGSLTGFGGGLVMKRTLLDLERGGRLL
- a CDS encoding tetratricopeptide repeat protein, coding for MRRTRVAFAALLLWGGFSFSHAGEPIPPAPAEVGPLLEEAVSMQEAGRHDEAIARYEEILKVNPGLPQALAGLAFSAYAKGDWQKTVSIAEQIVATGKDCPAGVYLVIGSAYGMMGLWDKAEEVLLLGQSVWPRDEALRFHRAINVFAQGRVSDAIDHLERCIRNSPYRPEYWRALGDAMSADGARGRAFAAYARSLSLDGNTERSREIAQQMWRMLFEARGTVETKPGDATEEAEAKGLSLVGNLRHDAAWRNRSDAEYFAFALDTMLKLVSALNAEGQRDLFWGPFAIAYFDDLRKAGHMEALAFDIRQAANDPEARAWRARNAEKLARYRTWSERWAVNWSTVAENETRR
- a CDS encoding amylo-alpha-1,6-glucosidase — encoded protein: MTITFDSDTLSNFEDASRREWIEPNGLGGWASSSLSGANTRRYHGLLVAATRPPVGRMVLLSKLDATIVRDGERFELGSNRWPGAVWPEGHKTLQSFERDLFPVFVHEAGGVRLRKTVAAIHGENTTVVVYEVLEAAAPFVLELRPFVAGRDHHALVHANPFVRAEASFEAGVLAMRPYDGVPEVFVSAARAEFTPGADWYRSFEYDFERERGLDFREDLFTYGVLRRELHVGDRFGVVISTANPGGRDAWKLLEAERKRRKELVAAVPEKDALRRALILAADGFVVRRGESRASIVAGYPWFSDWGRDAMIALPGLTLATGRFDDARKVLLAFRDARMDGLIPNRFGERAGEAEYNAADATLWMFVAVHEYLKATGDLAFVTKEMLPALREVIEHHERGTRHGIRVDAQGLLYAGEAGTNLTWMDAKLGDHVFTPRVGRAVEVNALWCNALAILSDFEKQAGNEAESGTLARKAKKAKAAFVKVFWNEEAGYLLDVDDHVREASIRPNALIALSLPFALLSKEQAKRLLDVVEEKLLTPVGLRSLAPGDPAYRPVYQGGPAERDAAYHQGTVWLWLLGPYVNALLRTQGAAGKAKAAKLFDALPAHLAEGCVGQLSEIFDGEPPHAARGCPAQAWSVAEVLRAWTLVESRPSASKKKPYRIVPVKAEGKAKSRKKAKGPEAQP